From the genome of Cryptococcus depauperatus CBS 7841 chromosome 1, complete sequence, one region includes:
- a CDS encoding T-complex protein 1 subunit alpha, producing MASTMYQRDPRAGLFLGGSRTSGAEVRDANVMACQTVSNILKSSLGPVGLDKMLVDNVGDVTITNDGATILSLLEVNHPAARVLVSLATQQDKEVGDGTTSVVLLASELLRRANELVRNKIHPTTVITGYRLACKEACRFMAEQLSTKVEKLGKDSLINVSKTSMSSKIIAADDDFFGPLAVDAMLAVKTINAKGEKKYPVKAVNILKAHGKSARESFLVKGYALNCTVASHAMKTRITNAKIACLDINLAKQRMHLGVHITIDDPNQLETIRARESEITLERVRKILATGANVILTTKGIDDLVLKEFVEAGAMAVRRCRKEDLRRIAKATGATLVSSLANLEGDETFEATSLGYAEEVIQERISDDELILVKGTRVVNSASIILRGANDFMLDEMERALHDALSIVKRTLESGSVVPGGGAVETALSIYLENFATTLGSREQLAIAEFASALLTIPKTLSINAAKDSTDLVAKLRAYHNAAQNASLNDPKRGLMFYGLDLINGEVIDNRQAGVLEPTISKIKSLKSALEAATSLLRIDDSIQVAPEQKEETSPHGH from the exons ATGGCATCTACAATGTACCAGAGAGACCCAAGAGCG GGCCTTTTTTTGGGAGGTTCAAGGACGAGTGGTGCTGAAGTACGGGATGCCAATG TTATGGCTTGTCAAACTGTTTCAAACATCCTAAAGTCATCACTAGGACCTGTAGG TCTTGACAAGATGCTTGTGGACAATGTTGGAGATGTTACCATCACAAACGATGGTGCTACTATCCTTTCGCTTTTAGAAGTCAACCACCCTGCT GCCCGGGTGCTCGTTTCTCTCGCAACGCAACAGGATAAGGAAGTTGGTGACGGCACCACATCTGTTGTCCTTCTTGCCTCCGAGCTTCTCAGACGTGCCAACGAGCTTGTGCGAAACAAAATACACCCAACAACAGTCATTACTGGTTACCG ACTTGCTTGTAAAGAAGCTTGCCGTTTCATGGCTGAACAGCTCTCAACAAAGGTTGAGAAGCTCGGTAAAGATTCTCTCATCAATGTATCCAAAACCTCCATGTCTTCCAAGATTATTGCCGCCGACGACGACTTTTTTGGCCCTCTTGCCGTTGATGCTATGCTCGCTGTCAAGACAATCAATGCCAAAGGCGAAAAAAAGTATCCTGTAAAGGCTGTCAACATTCTTAAAGCACACGGCAAATCCGCGCGAGAGAGTTTCCTTGTTAAAGGCTATGCTTTGAACTGCACTGTCGCTTCACATGCGATGAAGACTCGCATCACAAATGCCAAAATTGCTTGTTTGGATATTAACCTTGCTAAGCAACGTATGCACCTTGGTGTTCATATCACAATTGATGACCCCAATCAGCTCGAGACAATTCGCGCACGGGAGAGCGAGATTACCCTCGAGAGGGTGCGAAAAATTCTTGCTACTGGTGCCAACGTGATCTTAACCACCAAAGGCATTGATGATCTCGTTTTGAAGGAATTTGTCGAGGCTGGTGCTATGGCTGTTAGAAGGTGTAGGAAGGAGGATTTGAGGAGGATTGCAAAGGCTACCGGAGCCACTCTGGTTTCCTCTTTAGCAAACCTTGAAGGCGATGAGACATTTGAGGCTACAAGTCTGGGTTACGCTGAAGAAGTCATTCAGGAAAGGATCAGTGACGATGAGCTCATCCTTGTCAAGGGTACAAGGGTGGTCAATTCTGCTTCTATCATTCTGCGAGGTGCCAACGACTTTATGCtagatgagatggaaagagcGTTACATGATGCGTTGTCCATCGTCAAGAGGACATTGGAGAGTGGGAGTGTTGTCCCTGGTGGTGGAGCTGTAGAGACTGCATTGTCTATCTATCTTGAGAATTTTGCCACCACCTTG GGTTCCCGAGAACAATTAGCTATTGCTGAATTTGCCTCCGCACTCCTCACCATCCCTAAAACTCTCTCTATCAATGCTGCCAAAGACTCTACCGACTTGGTTGCTAAACTTCGAGCTTATCATAATGCTGCTCAAAATGCTTCTTTGAACGATCCTAAGCGTGGACTCATGTTTTATGGACTTGATTTGATCAATGGTGAAGTCATTGACAATAGGCAGGCAGGTGTTTTGGAACCTACGATaagcaaaatcaaaagtttGAAATCTGCTTTGGAGGCAGCGACGAGTTTGTTAAGGATAGATGACAGTATACAAGTTGCACCAGAACAAAAGGAGGAGACTAGTCCTCATGGGCATTAG